Within the Hypericibacter adhaerens genome, the region ACTTCGGCCAGTACGGTCTGAAGGCGACCGAGCCCGGCCGCGTCACCGCGCGCCAGATCGAGGCCGCGCGCCGCGCCGTGACCCGCCACATGAAGCGCCTGGGCCGCATCTGGATCCGCGTGTTCCCGGACGTTCCGGTGTCGCGCAAGCCGGCCGAGGTCCGCATGGGCTCGGGCAAGGGCACGCCCGAATACTGGGTGGTCCGCATCCATCCCGGCCGCATCATGTTCGAGATCGACGGCGTGCCGAAGTCGCTGGCGGTCGAGGCGTTCGATCTGGCGGCGGCGAAGCTGCCGATCAAGACGCGCTTCGTGGCCCGTCTGGGCGAGGAGGGTTGAGATGAAGGTCGAAGACGTGCGGCAGAAGACGCCGGACCAGCTGAAGGCGTCGCTGGCGGACCTGCGCAAGGAGGCCTTCAACCTCCGCTTCCGCCGGGCCAGCGGCCAGCTTGAGAACACCGCGCGGGTGCGCGAGGTGCGGCGCGACATCGCCCGCATCCAGACCGTGCTCAACGAGAAAACCCGCGAGCGGGCCTAGGAGACAGGAACATG harbors:
- the rplP gene encoding 50S ribosomal protein L16; translation: MLQPKRTKYRKAHKGRIHGKAKAGTNLDFGQYGLKATEPGRVTARQIEAARRAVTRHMKRLGRIWIRVFPDVPVSRKPAEVRMGSGKGTPEYWVVRIHPGRIMFEIDGVPKSLAVEAFDLAAAKLPIKTRFVARLGEEG
- the rpmC gene encoding 50S ribosomal protein L29 produces the protein MKVEDVRQKTPDQLKASLADLRKEAFNLRFRRASGQLENTARVREVRRDIARIQTVLNEKTRERA